The following are from one region of the Gloeomargarita lithophora Alchichica-D10 genome:
- a CDS encoding AbrB/MazE/SpoVT family DNA-binding domain-containing protein, which yields MVMYIHWLYQRFSQAMFAKVQKWGNSQGLRLSKDVLALAGMAVGDAVEISVDSQQIVIKKASRSKKYDLAALVERIPENYPVQEVDFGAPVGRETW from the coding sequence TACCAAAGGTTTTCACAGGCGATGTTTGCCAAGGTACAGAAGTGGGGAAATAGCCAGGGTTTGCGTTTGTCCAAGGACGTTTTGGCACTGGCGGGCATGGCGGTGGGTGATGCGGTAGAAATTAGTGTGGACAGCCAGCAAATTGTGATCAAGAAAGCATCTCGCTCCAAAAAATATGACTTAGCCGCATTGGTGGAGCGTATTCCTGAAAATTACCCAGTTCAAGAGGTGGATTTTGGCGCACCGGTGGGGCGGGAGACATGGTAA
- a CDS encoding type II toxin-antitoxin system PemK/MazF family toxin, with product MSYIPSKGDFITLTFDPQAGHEQKGRRPALVVSNTLFNERTGLAMVCPLTNTDRGYPFHLPVPNTSSLTGFVMVEQLKSVDYRVRQAKFVAVAPTDFLEDVLALIDACIR from the coding sequence GTGAGTTACATCCCTAGCAAGGGCGACTTTATAACGTTAACATTTGACCCCCAAGCGGGGCATGAACAAAAGGGGAGGCGACCCGCTCTGGTGGTGAGCAATACCTTATTTAACGAGCGTACTGGGCTGGCAATGGTCTGTCCTTTGACCAATACTGACCGAGGTTATCCGTTTCATTTGCCCGTACCAAACACCTCTTCTCTGACCGGATTTGTGATGGTGGAGCAGTTGAAATCGGTAGATTATCGGGTACGTCAAGCCAAATTTGTTGCAGTGGCACCGACAGACTTTCTTGAAGACGTATTGGCATTGATTGATGCTTGTATTCGTTAA